The DNA window GACTTTATTATCCAATAGATCCAAAACAAACGATTACTGCTGCTGCATATGTTATTGGAAGAACAGCTGCTTTAAATTTAAAAGAAAATATTAGACCTATCGAAGTAACAGCAGATTCTTGGGAGCATTATTATGCAAAAGGTTTCTTTGAGTCGTTGAGAGTACAATATCCTTCGTTTATCTCAATAAAAAATTTTAAATCTTCCATAGACTATCATGAATTTGGTAGCATCAAGCACAAAATATCTACATTTATCAATGACTACAAAATACCTGTATTGTATCAATTATTAAAACATAAAAGGAAAAAGCAGTTGGATAAAATGCTTAATCATTTTTCCCTCACCGATGAACCTTCACCTATCTACCAGAAAATGCTTAATCAATAAGTTTTTTATTTTACACTAGTGCACTGGGGATTAAATAAATGCGCTATTTATTCGAGGGTATTTTGTTTGCTGACGCACTTCAAAAAGTGCGCAGAGTTAGTTTACAATTCCGATGTATATCGGAACCGGAGCTACGCAAACTTTTTGAAGTGCGTCAGCGAGCTAAAGACTCCGAATAACCGAGCCTATTTCTAAATCCCGATTCATTTCATCGGGGCAGCTCTGCTGTGGCGAGCTCTGCGAAGCTAATGTGGTAGGAATTTAGTTTCCAGTGCACTAGTACACCAACTCTTAGGGATGGTGTAAAAATAAAGTTCTATAGTAACGTCAAAATATTTTGTTGGCAGGAGAGGCAGGGCAATATCCAGTGGATGTTGAGCCAGCCCTGCGGGACAGCGGCATAGCAGCGCTACGGCAAGTTTTTTTTAACGAATTCTGTCAGCGAAAGATGACGTTAAAAATGTAAATTTATTTTGGTACTATTCCTTAAATAGATAAGTAGAAAAACCGGGAAGCATTTGCAAAGAGAAACGACCTACTTCCTGTTCTGGCAATTGACAAAGTTAAAAAACTGCGATGATTGCCTGAAAATAAATTAGTAAATTACGTTTTATATACAAATCAACAAAAATAAAAGGCAATTGGGGAGTTTAAGTATTCAAGACCTATTATTGACACCTATCTACTTGAGTTTTATTCTATTGATTACTTTGGGCATCAAAAGTAGTATCAAAGATAGAAACATCAGGGGGTATTTTATGTGGGGAATATGGTTGAAAATTTTTGGTGCTATTGCCTTGGGCATCATTTATAATACCTACTACGGGGGCGATACCAACCTGTTTTTTAGCGATGGTGGTATTATATGGCGTACCTTGATTGACTCACCCTCTATGGGCTTGCGTCTCATGTTTTTTACCAAAGCGGGGGACAACTCTCCTGAGTTATTTCAATATGTCAACCGTATTTATTATTACATAGATCCCCACTCGTTTGCGGTACTGCGCATATCTGCCTTTTGCGATATTTTCTCTTTTCATACCTACACCATCAACGCCGTGTTTTTTGCCATTGTCAGTTTTACTGGTATATGGTGCATGTTTCGGGTGTGGTACCATTTGTTTCCTCAATTGCTCAGACCACTTACTGTAGCCATATTCTTTATACCTTCGGTTATTTTTTGGGGGTCTGGTTTGCTCAAAGACACCATTACTATAGGGGCGTTAGGTTGGATGTTTTACGGTTTTTATTTTGGTATTATTTTGCGCCGAAAAATGCTCCAAAATATTTTATTACTGTTGTTGGGTGCTTGGGTAAGCAATGCCATTAAACAATACGTGTTACTCATATTTTTGCCTTCGGCTTTGCTGTGGTTGTTTTTGCAATACCGTAACCACATCAAATCTCGTCCTTTACGTATTATTATGTTACCCATATTACTAAGTATAGCCATTCCTGCGGGTTTTTTGGCGGTTACCCAAATAACTGGCGAGCAAAGTCAATATAGTATAGACCAAGTAGCAAAAAATACTAAAATTAATTCAGAGTGGTTGGAGTATGTATCGGAACAACAAGGAGGTTCAGGCTATAGTCTGGGTGAGCTAGATGGTACTATAGGCAGTATGTTGACTAAGTTTCCGCAAGCGGTTTGGCTGGCTTTGTTTCGTCCTTACTTGTGGGAAGCCCGCAACCCTTTTATGTTATTGTCAGCATTTGAGTCTTTCTTTTTCTTGTTGCTCACCCTTAAGGTATTACTTTCGGTGAACCCAGGGCGTCTTATTGCTGCTTTTGTGGCAAACCCAGTATTGATATTTTCGTTGGTTTTTACGGTAGTGCTTGCTTTTGCTTCGGCTATTTCGTCCAACAATTTTGGTACAGTAGTACGCTACAAAATCCCCTTTATGCCTTTTTACCTTGCTTCGTTGTATGTGTTGCGCTACAAGCTAAAGAACAACCGGAAGTTATTTTGATTAGATTTGACCGAATAGTGTTGCTCTACATGATGGCGGGCAGCTTGCCCCAGCATAGTCCGTAGCTCGCTCGATTTCAATAGTTTTTCCAAGGCTTCTTGCCATTCTTGGGGCGAATCGCAAACAAAACCATTAACTCCATCTTGTACAATACGTGTATTTACTCCTACAGGGCTTACCAGTGGGGGAACACCCAACGCCATATATTGCAATGCCTTAAAACCACACTTCCCCTTTGCCCACTGGTCGTTGGTGAGTGGCATCACCCCAATATTAAAATGAAGCAAATCATCTATTTCGGTTGCCTTGTTCCAGGGTACGTATACCAATGATTTTAGATTAAGCATAGGTGCTTGGTTGGCAATTACCCAAAACTCAAATTCGTAGCGGGTTTCTAAGTCGCGAATAATGGGTTCGAGCCCCTTCAGGTAAGGCAAAGTAGAGTGACTACCTGTCCAGCCTATTACCAATGTTTCTTGGGTTTGATCTTTAGTGTGGTTGTGCAAGTGTTGCGTGTCGATAGTAGTAGGGTTGTATACTACATGGGGGTTAAACTGGCGGGCATAGTTACCCAGATACTCGTTGCCCACGCTTACCTTGTGCGCCCATTGGCATATAAGGGCAGTTTTTTGATGAAATTTGATTTTCGCTACCAATGCATTTTGAACCGAAGTGTTGGGCAACCATATTGCATCGTCAAAATCATAAATAATTTTCTTGCGCCAAACCTTGGCTATGATCCACTCAAACAATGGGTAGCCTATGGGAGCCGCTTCGCGGTGAATAAATACAAAGTGGTACTTACCCAAAGTAAACATCAATGCCCAACGTTTGACAAACCCCCACAAAATGCCCCAAGCCTTGCGGAAATAGTTGCCTGATTTGTACAAAATAGCCCAGGTTTTGGCATCCATAAAAGCTGCCTTGCGAATGGTAAACTCTTCTTTTGGTAAATCGTCTATATATTGTTCAAACCTAAAGCGTTGCGAGGGAGCTACTCCAGCAGGATAGGGATAAATAAAGAGAATTTTTTTCATGGGTAGTTTTTTCTTTTTCTGGAGCCATTAGCCTTTAGCTTTTGTTTGACTGTTTGTAGGGAGCCCTTAGCCTTTTTGTTCTCTGTGTAGTTTTAGCCTTTAGCTTTTGTTTAACTGTTTGTAGGGAGCTTTTAGCTTTTTCTTGAACTATGATGAGCCTTTAGCCTTAAATTATCATATTTGCGAATTAGTGAGGAATTGGTAACCCGCAGTTTCAGCGTCGCTTCGCGCTCATTCGTAATTGAACCATTCGTAATTAGCTAAAGCAGAGCTCCCTGGGCTAATTCGTAATTAAAACCCTACCGCCTATTGTCATTATTGGCAAGCATGCTCAAGTAGCTTTCGTAACGATCGGGGGCAATCAAGC is part of the Microscilla marina ATCC 23134 genome and encodes:
- a CDS encoding glycosyltransferase family 4 protein; its protein translation is MKKILFIYPYPAGVAPSQRFRFEQYIDDLPKEEFTIRKAAFMDAKTWAILYKSGNYFRKAWGILWGFVKRWALMFTLGKYHFVFIHREAAPIGYPLFEWIIAKVWRKKIIYDFDDAIWLPNTSVQNALVAKIKFHQKTALICQWAHKVSVGNEYLGNYARQFNPHVVYNPTTIDTQHLHNHTKDQTQETLVIGWTGSHSTLPYLKGLEPIIRDLETRYEFEFWVIANQAPMLNLKSLVYVPWNKATEIDDLLHFNIGVMPLTNDQWAKGKCGFKALQYMALGVPPLVSPVGVNTRIVQDGVNGFVCDSPQEWQEALEKLLKSSELRTMLGQAARHHVEQHYSVKSNQNNFRLFFSL